The DNA window CTTAGTTAGTTTACGACTTTGCGTAGTAAACGAGCTTTCCTTGTACTGATCAAAAAGAgatttttgacttgactttccctattttttaaaaacaaagtaacAAACTATAGTGAGCATAAGTGATGCagataatgaatgaatatgtAAAAcactcaatttaaaataaaaatgactacATTGTCAActtaccgtgtttttccatgcataatgcgcccccgtgcataatacgcaccctaaaaatggcatgtcgatgctggaaaaaagcctgtacccatgtatagtacgcacccaaattttgactcttacttaagtctgtaaacgtaaaattatttcagaaaaaagatcatctttgggaacaaccggatgttattctgccggtcagtatcactgcgcgtgcggtagcaaactcgatagcgaagaaatgtttcggatttgtgtagggtacattgtgacagcaaacgagcaggtgatcgagcaagtgtctgatacgagagcattgtgttcgtatggagcgtgtttgaagtgaacagcagagaagaaaggaacaaggcaaagtgttgtgaaataaaatattacctgtaatacgcattttgttatttgctgattgaaactgctaattaaactgtgaattgaaactaataggtagagaactgaactctcgctctttatatagctaacgtgtcttgcgcatccggtctgcgcatactgtcatggcggcctccgtatgatatccggtctgcgatggagattaaaaaacaaacaatatttgacaataacacaccatcaaggattgcaccatcgcatcaaacgatgtgtcgtcaattatgaattttactgactaagtgtgttgggcaggatggctgaatgcgatgcgcgattgacaacaaacaagaagaaaggtgtgatttcaagttttatttcgagggagattttcttcaaaaattgttgtacccatgcataatgcacaccccagattttaggacaataaattagttaaattttgcgcattatgcatggtaAAACACGGTAATCAATACATAATAATATGGTATTGGTGCTGGGAAATTAATCAAAATCTAATTGTGATTTCAGTTTTGCTTTGGACATCATACAATAATTCTAATCATAAAAACATTCtaatcaaagaaaaacaatacatGTGCCACAGTGTGGATTTTAAAGTTCCTGCACTGTGAAAGCACCCTGAATGCACCATGTTGCTCGAGCAGCAAGCGTGCGATGTGTGTTATTCCGCATGTTTCACCATACACAACGTAATATTGCATCCAAAGGATGAAATCAACATTCACGGCCAATCAACATTCACTGGGCCGTGAGGTCACGTGTTGTCGAGTAGCATTGATCTGAGAGCTGTGGAGATAAAGCTGCAGGGGTGAAACTAAATCCCTCAAAAGTGCACAGTGTTGGATAACAAATCCTTTGGGGTTGCTAATGTGAttgcgtgtgcatgtgatataagaatacattttaatcatttatgATGCtctacttatttatttttttgataataacaataatacatATTTTGTTTCTAATTGCTTTTGAGTAGTGTTTCAAGGTCAAAAAGAAGGACTTATTTTTAGACGTGAATTGTTTGGGTTTGACCAGCGTTCTGTTGCTAATACGTTAACGCACGCTGTACGGAAACTGAATGTGAAATAACAAGTATCAAAaatcttttgaaaaattacaaaaaaaatcgcaACTTAAATCCACAAAATTTGAGAACGGTCCGTTGATGTTTTGTGCTCAATGTTAATATTCTTTTAGTATAAACTGTAGTTCATGTATCCGCTAATTTTATACTCCAACCTATGAATAGTTTgaacattcacaaaaaaaaaaaaaacaatgaaattgGCTGAGATGGACtaataaacattttgagtTGTTCAATATGTGTATAATCAAATTTAAAGCTAGGTGGGACAGAGAACAAAAAAGCAAGTGGCACAGATTCGGTGGAATTGGCCagacaatataaaaatataaaatagcgTAACacaatatatgtatgtatgaataTATTGTATGTACATTTCTATATTGATTAAAGCAATTCAGATGTGCTCTATCAGAACTCTGTATCAGCACCATACTTAGAATCAAAGACTTGGACTTGGTGCCACAAAACTGTGTGATTGAACATCCTTAAAATATCGTTTTTCTAGAAAACAAAACCCTGAATAATCTATTATTCTGAAATgcttatatttttatttttaaaaaatatacattatttGTTGTGCAGCATGGTGGTACACTGcttagcatgtccgcctcacagttcagagggtgcgggtttgattcctcccccagccctccctgtgtggagtttgcatgttttccccgTGCCTGAGTGGGTTTTTTCCAGGTcttccagtttcctcccacatcccaaaaacatgcctgataggccgattgagcactccaaattgcccctaagtgtgagtgcagatggttgttcgtctctctgtgccctgcgattggctggcaaccagttcagggtgtcccctgcctactgcccgatgacagctgggataggctccagcatgcccgcgacccctgtggggactagcggtacagataatggatggatggacattttAACTTACATAGTGCTGTTTTACTGTGCACTAGTGATGATTTTAAACTATTCATAACATGTTTTgacattattataatttttaatGGAAATTGCTTGACAATATTTTACATCCTCATTATGAAACAGATATTCTGGATctatattttctttccttaaTCACATTTTGAGCTGTGCATCTTTTACAAAACGTATgtatgaaacaaacaaatgaattgaATGACTTGATTTGAGCTCTTCTTGGATGTTGTGACTGACTTGTGCAAAAGTccctaatgttgtggccatTTTACtgcatcgcaaagagccattACATTCTTTTATGGATTTCCGCTCAAGTGTAGCCCCGTGGTGATGATGTCTGCATCCCACTCACACTCGTGTGTTTCATGCATCATCACAATCACTTCCCAGCATCAGCCTGCGTGTACAAAGGCGCCAATCAGGATCAGGGCGTGGGCCTCCACAGCACCGCAAGGCCACAGCAGGCAACAACACCACACTAGAAAGCATATCCACCACCTCTAACATACAAAATGCGCCATTTTACCGCATGTTGCATTGGATTGACGCGCAAGCCTGCAGGCAGAAAacttcccctccctccccccgcGCCACGCAGCATCCAGCGCAATTTCTTACCTGCAGCCCGGGGGAGAGAGGGAGTGGAACGTGTTGAGGGAGAACATCTCAGCCCGGTCCGCCATCTTCTCTGACTCGAGAGCCCACTATATCGTGGAGACGATAACGGAAGGGAAACGGCAGTCCATCCACGGCAAGGGCGTTCGTAGGGGCTTTATTTCTCCTttttgccccccaccccaccccactcTCTCCGTCTTGTTCAGTCGTGGATGTTGCGCGTGCAGCAGGAGACGAGCATCCACGCAGAgggcagggagggaggaaggggagCTCCGTCTCGGTTTAAATAATCTGCATGGGAACAAAGGACAGTATTCCGAATTATGATCCAATATGTCAGACAAGGTGTCTCCGCTGTGTGGCGAGGATGACGATGACGAGGGTGGAGAGGTTGAAGATGCTGCGGGTGACACACGACGGAAGCTCGCAAGCAGCAGTGCGGAGACGGGCGGGGGGCAGGATGGGGGACGGATAGCGTCATTTAAACCGAGTGGGATGCACGCAGGGAGTGGAGGGATAGTCCACAAGCAGTGACGTCACCGAAGGAAAAAAGCCtcgattttaaaaaaatcatagctGAATGTTATTTCCAACATGCagtccaaagaaaaaaaatatttattattattatttgtcattattatttaaaaaataataagtaTTGTTTCACGTGAAATGCAGCAATCTCTATCATTGGTTCCATCAACATCCCTAGTAGTAGCAGTAAGAAGTCAGAAATGACCACCAAATAGCAATGTTGACATTATGAATTAcagttaaaattattttacattcaTGTTTAAATTGCAGGGCGGCAGTGCACTGGTGAGCACGTCCagctcacagttcagaggtgcaggGATAGATTCCGACttcggccttcctgtgtggagtttgcatgtcctCCCCTTCACCCCCCTGCATTTCTTCCCAGTACTCTGTTTAAATTACtttaaaagtttaaattaaattgaatgtTTAAATTAATTGTGGTTCAAATTACTTCACAGATTactcaaaaatgtcatttaatctTTATTAAAACACTTGCACTGAGTTGTCGTTGCAGCAACTCGCGTCCTCTCGCGTTTAATACATAAAACAAGTCAAGtctaatttatttattggtaCTTGCCACAATGTAAGCAGGTTCGATTAAGAGACTGTGTTGGGTGGTCTTGTGCAGAACATGACACCagcatttcacaaaattgcaattttattGCCATTCAACTCCCTGACAtgggaataaaaaatattcatatcaTTACACAGCGGCAAGGCAAAATATGTGACAATTTGTGTACGGAAATATTTGCCACTTCCCGTCACCTATGTTAAATTTCGagcttttttatatattactTTAATGGAGGCATTCGGAAGGATGTTGTGCGGGGAATAACATCCAGTCAGCCATGATCCAATCAGAATGTTTATTTCCATCGCCACGTTGGAATGTTGACTTCAAACGACTTTCTCTGCAATTTCGAAGGGACCCAGTGTGACATCACCTCTCCATTCATAAACTGAAAATAGAATCGGTGTATCACATATCAATATCAAACACTTCCAAGTCAAACTGAAATACATACCTTGATCTGATTTCACTGAACGGCTCTTTCTTCCACCCTGTGTACTGCTACTAGTTGAGCTGGTTACGGTCCAAGTAGTGCTTGCGCCACTTTGTCCGGGACCAGTGGGGTTCCAAGTAACAGTTTGTTTGTCTGGTTCGTCTTTGCCTCTTCCAGTCTTTTGCCAGGTGCCCGTTCCAGGGGTTCCTCCACCAATCCTAGTGACAGTAGCCCAGGAAGTGCCTGTGTTGGTACTTCCAGTGAAGCCAGTGGTCCAGGTTTGTTCCCTTGGTTGATTTCCTCCACCGCCACCGTCATTGCCACCGCCACTTCCACTACTTCCGCCGCCACCTGTTTGAGAGCCGCCTCCACGACCGGTGGTCCAGCCGCCTCCTGTTTGAGAGCCGCCTCCACCACCGGTGGTCCAGCCAATGCCTCCTGTTTGAGACTCGCCTCCTGTTTGAGAGCCGCCTCCACGACCAGTGGTCCAGCCGCCTCCTGTTTGAGAGCTGCCTCCACCACCGGTGGTGGTCCAGCCGCCTCCTGTTCGAGAGCCGCCTCCACCACCGGTGGTCCAGCCAATGCCTCCAGTTTGAGAGTCGCCTCCTGTTCGAGAGCCGCCTCCACCACCGGTGGTCCAGCCGCCTCCTGTTCGAGAGCCACCTCCTGTTTCAGAGCCGCCTCCACCACCGGTGGTCCAGCCAATGCCTCCTGTTTGAGAACCGCCTCCACCACCGGTGGTCCAGCCAATGCCTCCAGTTTGAGAGTCGCCTCCTGTTCGAGAGCCGCCTCCACCACCGGTGGTCCAGCCGCCTCCTGTTCGAGAGCCACCTCCTGTTTCAGAGCCGCCTCCACCACCGGTGGTCCAGCCAATGCCTCCTGTTTGAGAACCGCCTCCACCACCGGTGGTCCAGCCAATGCCTCCAGTTTGAGAGTCGCCTCCTGTTCGAGAGCCGCCTCCACCACCGGTGGTCCAGCCGCCTCCTGTTCGAGAGCCACCTCCTGTTTCAGAGCCGCCTCCACCACTGGTGGTCCAGCCAATGCCTCCTGTTTGAGAACCGCCTCCACCACCGGTGGTCCAGTCAATGCCTCCAGTTTGAGAGTCGCCTCCTGTTCGAGAGCCGCCTCCACCACCGGTGGTCCAGCCAATGCCTCCAGTTTGAGAGTCGCCTCCTGTTCGAGAGCCGCCTCCACCACTGGTGGTCCAGCCGGCTCCTGTTTGAGAGCCGCTTCCACCACCGGTGGTCCAGCCAATGCCTCCTGTTTGAGGGTCGCCTCCTGTTTGAGAGCCGCCTCCACCACCGGTGGTCCAGCCGCCTCCTGTTCGAGAGCCACCTCCTGTTTGAGAGCCGCCTCCACCACCGGTGGTCCAGCCAATGCCTCCTGTTTGAGGGTCGCCTCCTGTTTGAGAGCCGCCTCCACCACCGGTGGTCCAGCCGCCTCCTGTTCGAGAGCCACCTCCTGTTTGAGAGCCGCCTCCACCACCGGTGGTCCAGCCAATGCCTCCTGTTTGAGAGCCACCTCCTGTTTGAGAGCCGCCTCCACCACCGGTGGTCCAGCCGCCTCCTGTTTGAGAGCTGCCTCCACCACCGGTGGTCCAGCCAATGCCTCCAGTTTGAGAGTCGCCTCCTGTTCGAGAGCCACCTCCTGTTTCAGAGCCGCCTCCACCACCGGTGGTCCAGCCAATGCCTCCTGTTTGAGAGCCGCCTCCTGTTCGAGAGCCGCCTCCACCACCGGTGGTCCAGCCGCCTCCTGTTCGAGAGCCACCACCTGTTTGAGAGCCGCCTCCACCACCGATGGTCCAGCCAATGCCTCCTGTTTGAGAGTCGCCTCCTCCGCCGAGGTTATTTTGACTGCCCTTATGAAGGTCACCAGGGTTCCAAGGGTTGCCTGGTTGTTGATTTCCACCAAGGGCATTACAGGAGGAGCATGCTGAATCCACGCCACTGGCCTCCCTCCAGCTGCACCAGGAAATAAAAGCAGTCAATGAGTGAGAATAGTatggaaaatatttctttcagTAGTTCCATTCTTCAAGTGAAATTCACACATTTCGCCCTGTTCATTCACAATGAATGATATTATTTCTTTGAAACATAATAATTGTAGTTTACAGCTTCCTAAAATGCGCAATTCACCAtctcatgaaatgaaaatagtcACATTAAACACCCACTATTTGCTGAGTTAAGTTTACTGCCACCATTCTGTACTtctattgctttttttaagttgCGTAACTTGTATCTCAAGACACGACTGTACTGTATCTTTGACACCGCTTACTACTTTCCTGTTAATCAGGACTTTGGTGTCATCTTGTGGCCTTCTAGagtgatacaaaaaaatgggaaTATGGTGAATTGATGAGGTCTTCAGCTTTGAGCTGAGGATTTCCAGGtttccacaaaaaaatatgaatacagTACAGTGAACCCCCACTTTTCAAGGAAACCAGGGAATATTTTATGGattaaattattcatttacctatttgaaattattgttatttattattattgtttatggaatttattaatgtattgtttattaatttattttttattaattattatttacgGAATTGTTGAAACATTTATGAGAAATTTCTACACTAGAAAATTTTAACTATAATTTAACATGACTATAATTTCGATATAATTTAATCTAAATTACGAAAAGGCACCTGTTTGACGGTGTCTTCCTCTCTCATCACTCACCCGTTCTGTATGTGGGAGCAGGCCCTGTGTTCAGGATCAATGTCGTGGCCGTTCGACGTGGCTCTCAAGTGGCAGGTAATGTAAAGCTGTCGGAAGCATCGATGGATGTTTAGTTCCGCCTCTAAAAATCCAGTAGCGCTGTTTTGAAGAGGCGCTAACCATGCCGCTGTCTGCACCCTGGAACCTGAATGCCTCAAACTGGAACTGGAGCATGTTCTCTGTTGTTCGTTGCATGAACCTGGACTCTGCGCCTGTGATCCTCGCGTCAATTAAACACCTGCGTGCAAGCGAAGCTGAGTCAAGAGGAAATTACAGTCCCCTGAGTTCAAGAGGTTAAGGGGTAGGGTTCTTGAATGATGACTGGTATGTTTAATTTGTGTCTTTGGGTTGCAAGTATTATGGTTCCTCACCCCTGTTCAAGGAAGGTATATCTGGGGCTGGAATTCATATCGGGCGAGAGGGTAGCCGTGCAGCTTTCCACAAAAACGCGTAGGGGCACGTGGTGGTACTGCCTGACGGAGGCCTCGATACGGATCATGTCTCCCAGGTAGTACTGGTAACGAGGCCTCTCGTACATCCAGTCGTCTGTGAGGGGTGATCAAATTAGGTCAACGTGTCGAAAGCCGACAGGGTAatggaaaaggaaaacagaTGCGGTACTCACCGGTCCTCAGGGTAAGAGTGAAGTATAAGAACTCCTCTGCAACCCTGACTGCAGAGAATGGTATCCATTGTGGGTCGAGTGGGAGGCTGCTCACGTTGTGGTGCCTGAAGGTTTAAACAGGGGGTCAAAGCTGGGATAGGACTacgacttttgtttgtttaaaaatgaccCATTTTGGAGTTGTTTTGCTGTGTTGCACTTTGTAGTTggttgaaatgtttgtttcttaGATAGAGTTATtgtgcaacaaaatattttcaggaTGATGGTGGCAAAACAGTCGAAGGGTTCTGGGTCCAATTGCTTAGTTGGGTTCTTTCCGGGTAGCCAAACGTCTTTCACGTCCCCCAAAACCATACAgtttatgtttttgaaaacTATGCTTTGTGTAAATATAAGTGTAAAGGCTTGTTTGTCTACGTCTGTCCTGGTTTTACCATACCTCCAACTCACAGTCAGCTGGAGAAACGAAAGCAAAGAGCAACATTTTGGAACATGCCTGAATAAAAGGTGCAATTCTGCACTTCATTATTTACGCTCACATTGAAACACAGTTTTGATTGTTTCCATCTTTCCATCATTCCCCCTGTGAATGATGCCAGGATTTCCccaagaaaataatgtatcACCTTGGGTAGTGACATTCCACAATCACGGCAGCTTCGTTGGTCCTCACAACAGGGGATTCACCCAGCCTTGTGGGGTTATAGTTGAGAGAAAAAGTGTAGATGAGAGCATCATCTGTCGTCTGCAGAAGGGGCACAAAAGTGAGacaatgtaccgtaattttcggactataagtcgctcctgagtataagtcgcccccccacccaaactatgaaaaataaacgcgacttatagtccgaaaattacggtagtattGAAAGGAAGGACGCTTGTTTGGCTTACTCGCGAAATGCTGCCGCAGTCTTGCAGCTCAGGCTGGAATATCAGCACATGGGCTTGAGTGTCCTCAGCCACTGGGCCACAAGGACCCAGCGTCAGGTCAGAGGGCTTGATGAACTGGCCTATTCCAAAAAAGTCCAACTGGACCTCCACGCGCGCTTGCCTCTCTCCGCACTCCACTGATACGGTTGCTGCAGGGACGGGGTGCCTGAGCTCGAAATCGGGCACAGGCGCGACCGGATTCGTGGGCCCTTCAGGGTAGCTCCAGGTGAGCGGCCTCTCAAGTACATGCTTGGCCTGTTGCTGATCATGGGGCACCTGATATCCGACGCAGACGCTGCCGAGCAGGGCCAGTGCCGCAAGGCACGCAGCGGTGTGCTTCATTCTCATGGACCCACAGCAAACAGTGATCCCCACCAGATGCTGTAAGGACAAGAGGCGCGCTTTCCTGTTTTTATAAGCACGCCTTGTATTTGCCTCCCATGACAGCAGATAACGGAGGGTGTCAGCCAATCCAGCTGCGTGGCGCTGCGTTTCGATTGTGATGCTGATCTCTGCTTGGCTTGGAATTGAAATCGTGCCAGTCAGTTGCATAACGCTAGAAAGTGGTCGTAGACAAATCTTGACAAATGATTAAACCAGAACCCAAAGTAGTAATGGGTATGAATAATAATGTACTGAGAAGATGGCGGTCACCAAAAGGTTATGTTGACAGTGGGTTAGGGCCACCTGCCCTCCACAGAACATGCCACACACTGCCTTTTGCCAAAGTACATTTGTGCCAATCGATGTTGAACTCCAGCCCTATAAAGTAAACCCATGAAAGTTAGAAAATGAGAACATCCAAACAGCTTCCCATGTCGTCAGTTTGACATAAAAAGGAAGCACCGTAACAGCGAGAGATCAATTTGGAATTCATTAGCTTTCAGtatcagttttatttttctaaagaaATGTTCAGCAGCACTAGtaatataaaatgaatatttggTGCAACACTTGATCAGTgtgcctagtggtagagtgtccgccctgagactggaaggttgtgggttcaaaccccggccgggtcataccaaagactataaaaatgggacccattgcctccctgcttggcactcagcgttaagggttggaattggggagttagatcgccaaatgattcccgagcgcggcaccgctgctgctcactgctcccctctcccccatcCCCAAtgacacggggatgggttcaatgcagaggacaaatttcaccacacccagatgtgtgtgtgacgatcattgggattttaactttaactttaacaacTGTATTTGTATATTACAATTACAAGGAAAACATTCAGTACAGGAAATACGTAGTGTTACAGTACTCAAATGAGCAGCTTGGATGCTTTGATTTGAAGGAGTCTTTCTTGGAAGAAATCCAGGGTATAAGATTCACCCTTTTAAGACACTATTTAAATTACGTTGATTGGAGAGAGGCCTCAAACAAGCCAATGATAGTGTTTGGGTGGAATTACCCTTTTTAAAGCACACCCACAGCCCTTGTGTGGACAATTGCCCGACAACGGACGGATGGAATGATTGCCAAGTCAGCTGAATTGCATAACTAGTGAATGCTTttgacaacaaataaaaactagCCAAACAGCATTCATACCAAAGTGGGGCATCTAGTGATCGCAGTTATGTCAAAGTGTGATTGAATTCGGAAATATTGTACTCCACAATTCCATCTGTGGCACAATGGGCTTGGAGATAagagtgtttattttgtcaaagCTTGGTGAACGCAGATAGCGTGACCCTTGCAGTCACCGGTCATCCAGACCTGCCGAAGGTTTATATTATGTAATTTCTCAAAAACATGATGGCATTGGATTTATATGTTGAGTGATTGTCCAGGGGGTCGACGCCAAGTGTCATATATTCATGTCTACTAACGATTgtgtcgatttttttcaacctaaATTCAGCATCGTTTGGCTCTCGTTGTGCTATGATGTCAACATGACCCACGCCTTATAAAATCATCCAGTGCGTGCGCGCTGCAACACTAAATGGCCATGAAGTTTGTCGGTCCCCTCGCACTCGACCTGCTGCTGTTCTGTGTAGCCGTGGCTCAAAAGTCCACCATGCAGTGGCCTCAGGTACCCTCCAAACTAGGGGCCTCAGACTTATTTTGTGAGGTGGAGCCACACCAAAAGATACGATGTGGGCCTGTCGGTATCTCGTCTACTGAGCGTAAAGCCATCAACTGCTGCTATGATTCAAACATGCGCTACTACGGCAGACATGGTAGGTCAAATCTCTTCTGTCTGGACTTCCGTTTCCTTGCTAAGTTGCTGTTAATTGCTTTTTCCATGGTTCTATATTTGGCAATTTACCCATTTGCAGATTTTATTGGGGAAAACTTTTGTGGTTTTTGTTATTTGGTTATCTGGTGTCATTGTGGAATGATAGAAGTTGGTGGTCAGTTGAAAGATTATAAACACTATCTTGAGATCTGTAGGACCCGAATTACTAGTTTTTCAGAATTCGAGCTGATTTGAGTATGTGCTTCTCTTCTCCCCATGCACTCACTGGTTACAAGTCCGTCATCAGACTCCATTTGTAAATCACCGACAGGGACAATTAATGATTTTTAAGAGGACTTAATATGGAAATGACTTTTCCATGGCCTGTATCCAAATAGTTGGGTCTCTTGATTAATCTCGATTAATGgtacacaatacacacatCGACACAAGCAGACTTGGAGAGAAGCAACTACTTTAGCTAGAATGACGTATGCTTTGCTATGATATAAACAAAGTGACCAGCTAAACGTTCAGGCACTTTTTACGACTTTATTTCCAGGCCTTTCTACTGGAATACACCAGAAAGTCCACAACAAGATCTCATCAACATCTCGCAATTTCTTGGTCGTATTTTGAGATTATCATGGTTATCCATCCCGACTTGTCGCGTCAGGTGACGTTTGTCGTCTCTGACGATTGGTGATGACGTCAGATATGTGTCACCACTCGTCGgggaaacattttcaaacactCCGCCTTCAAATTTGATGACAAGGGTGACGCGTTTGAACGATGGCGAGGTGACAGAATGAGACACCTGaattttgagttttgtttttagttacGTATGCATTCATGAAGTCAAGCAGGGCTCTGGGATTTCTGCTGTGTAGATGTGGTATTttattcttaatttttttaagacaACATGTTTGAACCCCTCGAGACTCTGCTGAAATATGAGACTCCAGTTTTAATCAGTAAAACTACAGATAAAAAGAGTACGAAGGTAAGTTTGGCAACGCTAGTTCACGCTAACATTCAATAAATTAGAGGTCGGAAATACTTTCATTAGTGCTCTCAATGAGCAAGACATAAATATCATCGTTGAATAATCACATTTTGAATAATCACATTTCAGATGACTGGTGGTTTCTGccatcaaacaaacaacaataagatatataattaatatatttatttattgacagCGCAGCATCCAAGTGgagcacatctgcctcacagccGACAgattctgggtttgaatctgtGATTAGGTTTTCTCTGAGTACTCCGCTTTCTTCCCACGTTCCAAAATCATGCATGATAGCTTCATTGtacaggattaaaaaaaatatattcaactgaatatatttcatgttttaaagGTTGCcaatttcatttgtatttagttGCGCAATTTGTTTATCACTTCAGGGAGTCTTTGTACCTCATTTTGTGACTCACTGAGCACCTGTCACATCGAATGATTTTTAGAAAGTGCTATACATAAAACTGTTCGTGTAAAcatgacaattaaaaaatgtcaagacaGCActcaaagaaacacaaaatttCCAGGTATTGTAATGTGATATTTTTTACAGGGGGGCCGTCCTTTTAAAGTCAGCAACCAAGCGCATGCCGACTCCCCGGTGCCTCCACCCCCTAAAGTTAAATCCTCTGCAGCTGAAGCCCCAAGGCAACAAAATGATGACATACTTAACCTCATCTTTCCACCCAGGTATACCCGCCCCCTTCCCTGCTTTCCATGTCGTGTCACTTGACTAATTCAGCCTTCCTTAATCTTTCATTGTTTTATCATGCCAGGGAATGGCTGGAGGGAAACCAGCTGTGGGTGCAGCAAGTGTCCAGCGCGCCGTGCACCAGAGCGGACGTGGTGAACCTCGAGGAGCTCCTGGACAGGAAACTGCAGCAACGAAGGGCCATAGAGACGGGAATATGCCCTGTTCGAAGAGAGCTCTATACCCAGTGCTTCGGTAAGGAGGCTCTGCAATCCGGAAGATAAGAACCC is part of the Syngnathus acus chromosome 6, fSynAcu1.2, whole genome shotgun sequence genome and encodes:
- the LOC119124314 gene encoding zona pellucida sperm-binding protein 3-like isoform X50, which codes for MRMKHTAACLAALALLGSVCVGYQVPHDQQQAKHVLERPLTWSYPEGPTNPVAPVPDFELRHPVPAATVSVECGERQARVEVQLDFFGIGQFIKPSDLTLGPCGPVAEDTQAHVLIFQPELQDCGSISRTTDDALIYTFSLNYNPTRLGESPVVRTNEAAVIVECHYPRHHNVSSLPLDPQWIPFSAVRVAEEFLYFTLTLRTDDWMYERPRYQYYLGDMIRIEASVRQYHHVPLRVFVESCTATLSPDMNSSPRYTFLEQGCLIDARITGAESRFMQRTTENMLQFQFEAFRFQGADSGMLYITCHLRATSNGHDIDPEHRACSHIQNGWREASGVDSACSSCNALGGNQQPGNPWNPGDLHKGSQNNLGGGGDSQTGGIGWTIGGGGGSQTGGGSRTGGGSQTGGIGWTTGGGGGSETGGGSRTGGDSQTGGIGWTTGGGGSSQTGGGWTTGGGGGSQTGGGSQTGGIGWTTGGGGGSQTGGGSRTGGGWTTGGGGGSQTGGGWTTGGGGGSQTGGIGWTTGGGGGSQTGGGWTTGRGGGSQTGGGGSSGSGGGNDGGGGGNQPREQTWTTGFTGSTNTGTSWATVTRIGGGTPGTGTWQKTGRGKDEPDKQTVTWNPTGPGQSGASTTWTVTSSTSSSTQGGRKSRSVKSDQVYEWRGDVTLGPFEIAEKVV
- the LOC119124314 gene encoding uncharacterized transmembrane protein DDB_G0289901-like isoform X18, with amino-acid sequence MRMKHTAACLAALALLGSVCVGYQVPHDQQQAKHVLERPLTWSYPEGPTNPVAPVPDFELRHPVPAATVSVECGERQARVEVQLDFFGIGQFIKPSDLTLGPCGPVAEDTQAHVLIFQPELQDCGSISRTTDDALIYTFSLNYNPTRLGESPVVRTNEAAVIVECHYPRHHNVSSLPLDPQWIPFSAVRVAEEFLYFTLTLRTDDWMYERPRYQYYLGDMIRIEASVRQYHHVPLRVFVESCTATLSPDMNSSPRYTFLEQGCLIDARITGAESRFMQRTTENMLQFQFEAFRFQGADSGMLYITCHLRATSNGHDIDPEHRACSHIQNGWREASGVDSACSSCNALGGNQQPGNPWNPGDLHKGSQNNLGGGGDSQTGGIGWTIGGGGGSQTGGGSRTGGGSQTGGIGWTTGGGGGSETGGGSRTGGDSQTGGIGWTTGGGGSSQTGGGWTTGGGGGSQTGGGSQTGGIGWTTGGGGGSQTGGGSQTGGDPQTGGIGWTTGGGGGSQTGGGSRTGGGWTTGGGGGSQTGGGSRTGGDSQTGGIGWTTGGGGGSRTGGDSQTGGIDWTTGGGGGSETGGGSRTGGGWTTGGGGGSRTGGDSQTGGIGWTTGGGGGSQTGGIGWTTGGGGGSETGGGSRTGGGSQTGGIGWTTGGGGGSETGGGSRTGGGWTTGGGGGSRTGGDSQTGGIGWTTGGGGGSRTGGGSQTGGESQTGGIGWTTGGGGGSQTGGGWTTGRGGGSQTGGGGSSGSGGGNDGGGGGNQPREQTWTTGFTGSTNTGTSWATVTRIGGGTPGTGTWQKTGRGKDEPDKQTVTWNPTGPGQSGASTTWTVTSSTSSSTQGGRKSRSVKSDQVYEWRGDVTLGPFEIAEKVV